A window of Macaca mulatta isolate MMU2019108-1 chromosome 7, T2T-MMU8v2.0, whole genome shotgun sequence genomic DNA:
TTGGCTAGAGTGCAATGCCAAGGAAGTAGCTCCTTTATTTTGTGATAATGGAAGTTTATTGGATTAGAAGAAGTATGAAATGAGCCCGGAGAGCCTTCTTGTAGTGGGCTTTCATTATAATAGCCTGATTTATATGGTTGATTCTCATTATTATAAGTTTAATAAATTATTGCCTGAAGGAAAACTTGAAAGTTAAAGTTGATATGACGTAGGCTGAAACTGAATAAATCAgaattttatattgatttgtcttaggaaaacctctttcaaACCTGAATTATATAAATGAGCTATTCCAAAGGTAAGCTTTGGAGAGGAACTTTACCAGAATTCCTCtttttgaatttctgtttcttacACTGATTCTGTGATTCCTACCGAAGACCTGTTCTTAGCCATTGGCTGGAAACATTGCAAGTTTCTCTTGCAGATGCTTGCAAGTGTCAAACTATTGTTGCTGCTAGGAAAGGAGCCACAGGTTATAGAGAAACTTGGGTGCTGAGTCCATAAATTAAGGAATCAGCACTCATACTTTTTCAGTGTGTTGGTTAGTTCCTACTTCTTAAGGAGTTGATGTATGCCAAGCCATGATACTACTGTCTTCCAAGGTTAGGGTGAAAAGTGTACTTACCTGTAACAAATAAGGCAAGCTTATTTTCAGGTTGTGATCCAAGTGTTAACGTGTGTTGCCCATTTGCTGTTAAATGCTCATTCATAACTGCCTGACTCTGCAGATTGGCTAATCAGTTTTCCTTTAagtactttatttttgagacggagtcttggtttgtctcctagggtggagtgcagtggcacagtctcagcttactgcaacctctacctcttgggttcaagtgattctcctccctcagcctcctaagtagctgggattacaggtgcctgccaccacagccagctaagttttgtatttttagtagagatgggatttcagcatgttggccaggcttgtcttgaactcctgacctcaagtaattcacccgccttggcctcccaaacactgggatgacaggcatgagccaccatgcccaccttcCTCTAAGTACTTTAATTGGGGATTCCTATTTTCTGAATTATAAGAAATCTGAGATAATTAGAGCAGAGAGTGTGGAGTGGTTTTCTACAGTTGAGGATGTCTTCAGTGAAGAAAAGGTGAACATATTTTAAGTGCTTGCAAAAGTCATCTCTAGTAACCCAAAACTATAAATTATCTCTCATTTAAGATAGTAGGCCTCATTACTCACTTCCCCCAATGCTCTATTTAACTTTGAACTCCAGCTACACAAGATATTctgcccaaaataattttttctcatacctcctaaaaagaaaagcaaccccaaaattagtttaaaaatgttagtttcctcatttgaagtTTTCACtgctttaaatacttttttctgaTTCCCAATAAATAATGACCAACACAAAATaccaaacattaaataaatactaattttaatCAGATGaaatttactatttaaaaagtCCACAGAATTATAAGATCTTTTCCACTCATATATTTACTTAACAAGACAAAACTGCTGACAGGCTGTCATTTCTTGTTTGTGCAAATACCTTTTTGTGAATGTATGTTTCTTTAGTaataattttaattgttaatatctctaaaaatataaaatgaatgtaGTCCATAACGTTGGTAGAAGACAATTGTTAATGAGCCCCATGTTTTTCTTGACTTTAAATCATATGGGAAATAAGTTGAATGGCTCTTTGGTTTGACAAACGTAGGAATCCGTGGCAGAAAGGAAAGGTGCAGGTTAGTGGACAGTGCATGCTTGTTAAGGAGATGCAGAATATGCACTCTTCTTTGTGGTAAGGTCTGTTTTTGCCAGTCCTGATAAAGTAGATATAACTGTaatgaaaacaggaaaggaaTGGGATTTTGGCATTAATTGGTTAAATCAGgtattgaaattttattaaatctgAGAAATATCTTGTAGCCCCTTGGTGATACAGTTAAGATGGTTGCTCATCTTTGCTTAAGGGAAAGcttaataaagatgaaaattagtttaaacatttttcttaaacttCTGCAGGCTGAGCTATATATCTGGTTTTGTATAATATATCACTTATAGAAATGGAACTTGAGCAATGTAAGAAATATAGACTAATATTTCTCTGAACATTTCTAAGGAGTTTGACTTAACACAGTTATAAACTTAAGTATCAAAATTACATTGGACAGAAAAATAGATTTGTTGGTCTTTGAAGGTTCATTGAAAATATCTCAGTAATTTTAACTACTGCTAGTACTAATTAACTCTTATATTTTAAGGAACCCAGTGACAATGGACCTCTTTTTACTGAATTAAAGTTCTACCAACGAGCTGCAAAACCGGAGCAAAGTAAGAAGTACAGTACACATACGTTTACACTTTTAAAATGACCAACTTTTTTTTAAGCCAAGACCTAGAGcattatatcttattttttatgactctttgttatttttttgctttacaaattccacttacatgagattTGTATGAAAGAATTCTGATCTTTTAATGGGTTTGTTGCATCAAGATTTTATCTGTATTGATACGTAGaataaagttaataataaatGACCTATGATTTAGGAAATATTGTTAAACATTGAGAATTATTGTTGAACTAGAACAGGATATCAAGGTAGAGAGCCAGAACCTCTCCTAGTTACTTTAGTCCCTTCTGTCCTTTTTCCATCTCTCCTAGATCTTGATTTCCTGGTTGAGGACTTTtatattgagaaagaaaaacctcTTAGATTGGTATGAAAAATAGGTCTTCCTATAGAAGCAAGTAAACATTATGTAATTAGAGAGATAAACGGCAACTTCAGGATAGTCCACCcctgtgttctcagattccacatccTCAGACTCAACCAACCAGCAtcaaaaatattccagaaaaaaaaaacacacacacaataaaaaataacaatagtaaaaaataatacaaataaaaaactagtacagtgtaacaactattgATACAGCATTTTCATTGTATTACATATTATTAGTAACCTAGAGATGAGAtaaagtatataggaggatgTGTGGAGGTTATATGCAGCTATTACACCATTTTATatgagggacttgagcatctggaTTTTGGTATCTTGAGGGGTGGCGGTTCCTGGAACCAAGCCCCTAGAACAAAGGAATGACTGTACTGtggttgtgattttttaaaaaaatgctttttatagatttttcattttaaagacaattttaagGGCAGGATAACAGTTTTGTAggttaataaaaatgttttcattgtaaAATGCTTTTCATTACtgtattcttcattttcttttttatgaataCAGGCGAATTCTTATTGCATGTTTAAATACATTTTGCTcgtaatgatttttaaaaaaattatcatttgtGTATAACAATTGAAATCACAAAGATCTGTTTGAATTTGTAGTTCAGAAATGGATTCGTACCCATAAGCTGAAGTACCTGGGTGTTCCTAAGTATTGGGGGTCTGGTCTACatgacaaaaatggaaaaaggtaaaaatatgtgtgatttgtctttctccttcccttttgcAACATCCGCTATTTAGTTGGTTTAGTCAGTAATTATTTTCTGATCACTTACAATATTACTAGGCCTCCCTCTAGACTATGTGGAATGTGTGTGACAGAGAGGAATAAGATGTTATCTCTGTCCTCTGCTTTCCATAGCAGCAGGCTATAATGCCCTATAGGGATGCCTCTCTAGTAAGGGGACTTCTACAGAGCAATATCAACGGACAGGGAGGAACAAAGCCAAACAGACCCTGCATTTTTTCCTTTgcccttaaaaataaacaaactatgtTCTTTATGCAAAAGGGAACCCCTTCAGGATTCCATTTGGTATTTCATGTTGGGTACGTAATCTGCCCACACCAGATCAGGCTCACCCTTTATGAGGGATTTAGTGTAGCTGGTGAGTGAAAGCAAATATGTATGAAACAATTAGAGAACAATTAAGTGCAAAATTGTATGATACTGATTTGTGTGTCTTAGGAGTTCAGAGAATGGAGAGAACGATTTCTTTGGGATAGTTTATTTGGAGAAAACCTCTAATGCTTTGGTGCATAAGCAGCACTTGATACATATTTGAATGAATCAATGGAACTTCATGGAGTAAGGCTTTGGTAGCTGAGACGTGAAGGGTAGATTTAGTTTGGAACTGGGGATACATTGCTTAGGATGATTTCAGCTGCAAGTAAAGGAAAACTTTGACTCAGGCAGTCATCAAGGGCCCAGGTTCCTTATCTTGCACCTTTGCCCTCCTCATCTTAGTTTTGTTCTCTGTTAGTTCTCCATTGTGTGGTCGCCAGGTGGCTGCTCCATTTCTAGGCTTCACATGCAGGCACAGTACCCAAGGGCAGAAAATGGTATCTATCGTGTGTTGTGAGTTTCACTTTCCTGGCAAAGAAAGCTTTCCCAGGAGCCCTGTGGCAGACTTCCTCTCATGTTTTCTTGGTCAGAATTTTATCAATACTTATTCTTAAACTATTCACTGGCAAGGACAAAGTGATCACAGTGATCCATGTGGAAAAGGATGGAATGCCAGAACCAAATTGGTGCTCCGTTAGAAAGGATTAAGAGGAGGGGTAGTAGTTGGGTAGGCAGCCAGTGTTGTTTACTTGGGAACCATGCCTCTCTTAGGGAGTGTGGGGATTCCTGAAGTCAcgttgaacattttattttatatgattttgcTGGGATAGCAAAATATGTTatagtttttataatattttcttgagAAATACTATAGAGCAAGGATTAGTTAAGAGCAAGGATTCTAGAGCTAGACTGCCTAGTTTTAAAACCTTGTTTTGCCCTTTAAAAtgtgtgtgactttgggcaattttttgctttaatttccttatctgtgaaatggagtaACAGCTAACCACTTAATGATGATTAAGTATAATGCTACAAGAGTATATGTAGAACATAGATGTTAGCTTTCGCTCTCAAAGGGGTCTTTAATCGCTTAAATGTTAAAACCTACTGGTTTAGAAAATCATTGAGGAGGCGGAATAGCATCCTTAGCGGGAGATTAACGTGAGCACAAGGATAGACTTCTGTTCTACTGTATGACTCAATGGCCGTCTTCCTCTAGCAGAGGAAGAGGGCATGCGTGTAAGAGAAAAGGAAGTAAACTTGGAGAAAAAGTCGGTGGCAGATAATGAAGACCCATAGAGGAAGGAACAGTTTGGAACCAATGTCTAGTAGGTAGTCAGAAGCTATCACTTGCTCTTGAGCAAGGGATGAGGTGACACGGTGGTGAAGGTGGCATTTGGGAAATGGTTTACATGGTGAATTAAAGACTGTCTAAAGGGGAGTAAGACAAGAAAAACCCTTAGTGATGACTTGCTAGGAAGCAAATCTGTTTGACTGTGTGCTCCAGTATACAATAGTTATATTTCTAAGGAACAGTGCGTTATGGAAACCACATTTCATAGAGATGATTGGAAGAAAAGTGTGCCTGGGGCTAGAGCATTTTTCCACTTGGAATAACAGCCTTTTCCTCTTTCCATAATTTCAATATAaacgtctaaaaaaaaaaaaaacaaaaaccaagtacAGTATATTGCAGCAAAACCTAAACACCAGACAAATCTAGCACTAGATTGATTGTACTTGACTGCATCAGGTGTGGTCATGGGCtagttaactttctgtctctctcgtTTCCCTGTCTGTGAGATGAGGATAATAGTACTTTATGAATtactgtgaagatgaaatgaaaacatgtaaattataaggggcacatagtaagtgcccaGGAAATATTTCTTGCAGTCATCATCACTGTGATTATCATAATtggtttcatttgtttgtctATGATTTTTGTTTGTCAGTGGTGATATTTTGCTTAAGAATGATGGTCTTTTTAAAAGTAACCCAAACTGTCATATCACATTTTACCATATACATTCTTATCACCCATTTTATGATAAAGTTTGGAACCAGTTAAACAGGGTTTTGTTTGTATAACTCCTGTGAGGTGACCGGGGGCTAACTGGGTCCAAGGTTGACACTGTAAGCTGACTGACGAGGGTACTGCTGGAAAGAACTTCCCTGGTGTGGATCAGAAGTGCCTTAGAATGTGGTGACAAACGAGAACACAGTCTAAGTCTTAACTCACCACTTATTAGTGATGACTTTACCTCTTAGCccatttcttctataaaatgaggtTGCTAGAAATGTCTCCTTTAAAAGATGGCGTTAGTCATGTATCAGGCATTGATTTGCTTTTTAGGTTGAAGCTCTTAAAAAGAATCATCGTAGGTcttagaaagtaaagaaatagaaagtagattatTCTTCCAGCCCCCTCCTGTACCAGACATCCTTAGTTTTTCTTGTAACTCATTTGAATTAATATGTATGTAGGGCTTAGAACAATGTTAGCTGCTaccattattaaattatttatactgatgtatatttttcttttacttgcaCATTTTTATTCAAGTCTCCAGAAAAGTCTACATCAAAGGTTTTACTTTAGAGAAGTTACTTAGAAATAACTTCCATTTTACTACTCAATGGTAGAGCTGTCTTTCCAGAAGAATGTGGTAATGGTTTCTGTGAAATTTGTGGAATCATGTTTCAGTTGATGTTTATGATTTACGTATGGTGACAAGATTAAGGGCTTAATAAGAATGGTGGTAGGGTGATTtgtgaataaaaacaaagaccTATGTAATAGAATTTATTGATAGACCCCATGTTGAATTAAGCAGTTGTGTTTTAGCCATCTTTCAGGCTGTTACAGAGATTGTATTTTTGTTACCTGTGTATTACAGGCCTtaagtatcccttatctgaaatgttgGCACCAGAAGTATTTTAGATTTGGGATTTCTTaaggattttggaatatttgcattaatacctactggttgagcatcccaaatccgaAAATGGGAAAtacaaaatgctccaatgagcatttcctttgagcatcatgttggcactaaaaaaaactttctaatttTGGAGCACttctgatttcagattttcagatttgagaTGCTCATCCTATATTATAATCATTACACACATCACCTATTTAGTAAAAGCCAACATGTATATGTGCCCTGGTTTCATCTCTCAACCTTTCAAAACCTGTTATACAGAGGAAACCAGGAAGTCAAAGTTACCATTTTCACTTTATTATCTTACAAGCCAAGGTGCTAGGAAATCCTACATGAATacattttgtcacttttttttcccccccgagatggagtttcactcttgttgcccagctggagtgcagtggctcagtctcggctcactgcaatctctgcttcccaggttcaagcaattctcctgccttagcctcctgagttgctgggattacaggcacctgccaccatgcccggctaattcttgtatttttagtagagacggggtttcaccatgttggccaggctggtcttgaattgctgacctcaggtgatccaccagccttggcctcccagagtgctaggattacaggcgtgaactactgcgCCCGACCACCACTGACTAATTTTATAACCTTGGACAAATCGCTTTACCTCTGAAGAccttagttattttatttattaaaagatgTTTAGACAAgatgattttctaattttcttccaaTTCAAAAATGAATAGAATTCTGAGTTACTTGTTCAGCATCTTGTCTTTTAATGTTAGTCAACTCTTCCTTCCCTATTGAACTTGTCATATTGTTATCATAGAAGCCTACAACATATAAATGGGGTTTTTGTATCCTACTGACATTTATTTCAGTATATGTAGTGCAGTGGTTAAAAGCATGATTTTGCCACATACTAGAGTACAAATTATCAGTTTTCTTctgctgtaaaatggggatgataggAATTACCTACCTTATAGAGTGATGTGAGGTTTAAATgcattaataacattttaagtaCTTACATTAGTGCTGTGCTTATACCAGGTGTTCAGTAAATGCTAGATGTTAGAGTGTTGATGAGTCATAATCTTCCTTGTTGGAGATGTCCTGAAACATTCTGagtgtggttttggtttttattgatTTACTGAATGATTTCACCAGACAAATTAGAATCTGGAAAACTGTTGAAGGTAAAAGTGGTCCTCAGAGCAGAAGCTGAGCAGTGTTATTGCAAATAGGTGATGCTTTTCTGTACATACTGAAATACAACATGATTATTGAATCTGAGTTTTGGGTGCTGAAAGTGACCTTAAAAAGGGTGAGTCCCTACTCTCTCATTTTACTTCTGTGGAAATTGAGGCCCAAGGAAGTAATGTGACTCAGCCAAGGTGACATAGCTGCTTTACGGCCAAACCAATTATCTTCACGTTTTTCCGGGATATTTGTTTTTCCCCAAATCTTGGCCATTGAGTGTTTAATGTACAATCCTTCTGTGCCATTTAAACAATGGTATTGAATCTGGCTCTTGTTAAAGCATCTGACAAGAATCTTGATTTTAGCAGAATGTTGTTACTGCTGAATATAccttaaaaatacagagaaacagtCACAGGAAGGAAGCTGATATCCagaaacattaattaattttaactaTGAGAAAAATCAATGCTGTCATTTTTATttagcttgttttatttttactgtgaaTAAACCTGTTGGGTTCTCTCTGTGAGCATTATCTTAAATTGAATAGTCTCCTAAAACTAGCTGAGACCAGGAAGAGGCCCTCCAGGTTAGCAGGACCTGAAAGCACTCTGAACTCTTGAGATTTCTAGTTGGGAGAAATTGTTGcaaatgtttgtatttctttttttaaaaaaacgtatTTACTAAACATTGTCTTGAAAAGATTACTTTGAGAGTACTCATTGCAAAGTTGGTTTTCTTGAATTGTATTTTGTTCATTGGCTTTTCATATTTGTCTTCAGTTATAGGTTTATGATAATGGATCGCTTTGGGAGTGACCTTcagaaaatatatgaagcaaatgcCAAAAGGTTTTCTCGGAAAACTGTCTTGCAGCTAAGCTTAAGAATTGTATGTGAGCTATattcttcttgtttttaaaaaattgtttttagtaCAGTAAAGGCTAGTTTATGTTGAAGCTTGGTCCTCTGCTGGCTGGTGTTAGGTACTGCATTAACTTATTCTGTATGTATTTTCATAGCTGGATATTCTGGAATATATTCACGAGCATGAGTATGTGCATGGAGATATCAAGGCCTCAAATCTTCTTCTGAACTACAAGAATCCTGACCAGGTAGTTTTGTAACTTTAATTTCTACTATTTAAAACGTgttgtttgaaaataaatatggTTGCTTTGAACTTTTGAACCTATGTAGAAGTTTTACTTTTTGAAGTAGATTTGGTAATAATATTTCTTCTTGACACTTTGATCTAGTTAACATTCTACATTTTTGATGTGATTTGTTGGCACTTTATCAAGTTGGCTATTTTGCCCTAAATAAGATTCAGAAGAAGTGCTTGTGAtacaaaatgaatttcaaatagCTATTTGGGGGTGGAAGCTTAAAATTATATAGTACACCAATGAATTATGTTTGCCTGTCTGCTTTGTcactttttttattcctttgttcaAGAAATCCATCAAATGTAAGTGTTCTATTACTTGGAAAATTTGGTCTTTAACATGTTGATTATTCAAATCAATTGGTTTACAGAAATATCTTAGCTGTCTAAATTTGTATACCCTTAGTGTTTGGAATtcaaatgtgcattttttttttttttgcttattacaTTCCCTTGTAATTTTTACTTCTAATGAAAGGAGAAAAGCTAATGTTATTATACCTTTATTTAGGTGAGTTTAGTTGAAGTAGAGGGATCTATACTATTTTCCTGTATAGCTGTTTCTGTGATTTCGGTGAAAGTAAGGTTTAGTTGACATTCATACTTAATGTATGTTCTCACTTCTTTCTTGAtcttaaataaaaaggaagatttaaacattttaagtgtGTTTGGGTGCTttgattattataattatttgtcaGTACTCTGtacttcattctttctctcaAATGTACCTTTACCTTTgcttagtttttcctttttcctttgggtcccttttctttttctgttgtctcACGTTTGCTTCCCGTCCTCCAATGTCAGTTATGGTGGATATAAGGGAATCTATATAAgtataaaagaagaaagttaCTATACTGTTAATACAGTGTGCTAATGGAGAAGTCTTAAAAAGGCAATCATCAAATTCATCTCTGCTGTTTCTAGCCATTTCTTTTTAGATGTTTCTAGGCCAAGAACAAAGAAAACGCAGCTAACAACCTGAACAATAAGGGTTCCATTAATTGAAATAGGCTGGACTTGTATAgtataataaaatacaacttaTATCACTTTGCAGGTGACTAAAACATGCTGCCTTTGTTTATATGGAAATATTTTTGCAGCTCTGTTATCCTTCAGACATATGCTTTGGATGGGATTATTTTTCCAGTGTTAGATGTATGTGCTAGATCTAGCTACATAtttttgcttcagtttcctcttgtGCCCAGATGCATGCATTTGTGACATTTACTCAGAATTAGAGATGTAATGTGTGGCTATGAAATAGAAGAAAGCCAAGTTTATTAGCTTTGTATGCTAATCAGACCCACATGTATATGCCTATGAATaagtatgtatataatattaaaatttacttttaatcaTGAAGACTTGGCTTTAGAATATAGTATTTAAATATAGATAAGAGCCTGATCTAACAGTTCTTTAGATCATTATTATgatgtatgaaatatttttataaagtaaattGAGATTTGAttattttacaagtgaagaaacaGAGGAATAGAAGGTAACTAACATATCCTGTGTCAACATCATTAGCAGTCTTCTACTGGGTGTGCTTTTCTGTGTGGGAAGTAGCAGTTGTATCGCAACAAGTATTGATGGTTTGCTCTGTGCTCAATTTTAGAGTCTGTAAGATaaagtataaaatgtataattttcatTCAAATTGAAGAGACAAGATTAATTACAAGTATAACATATACTTAtcttaaaaaagtatataaagtcAAGTGGTTACACTGTAGTTGTGTGGTCatttagcatttttattaaaaataaaaagcctttcAGAATTAAGTATTTGCTGCTGTTTGCATTTTGGATCTAAATTGTTTGGAGTGTTATGGAATGACCTTGTAGATGAACCCACCTTCAGATGACAGTATTTTGTTTCTATGCTTTAAAGGGGTATATGTGCAGTGATTTTGACTTTAGTTTGTATTGGTGCTTGGAAATTTATAGGTGTACTTGGTAGATTATGGCCTTGCTTATCGGTACTGCCCAGAAGGAGTTcataaagaatacaaagaagaCCCCAAAAGATGTCATGATGGCACTATTGAATTCACGAGCATCGATGCACACAATGGTGTGGGTATGTCAGTAGTACTTGAGTGAGAAATAGACTGCTAATGTTTTCACCCAGATTCCTACATAGTTCTTAattatgcataaataaataaatagatacataaataagAATTGAAGAGGCACAGGGGCATGAGGAAAGAAGGCAGAGGTGAGACTCCTACAATTGTATTCCAGGGCCATTTGTGTTCTTCTCTCTTGCCTTTTCCTTGCAACCTTCAAAGATAACCAAGAAGGTGGTAGTGGTTCATTCAACTGCAATGaggatttctttttggttttatttagtttaattggaatgtttgtttgtttttgtattttttctcaaGTTTCTTATGTATCTACAACTTTTTAACAGCTCACTTTTATTTTACTACCTGTTAAGTTAGTTTATTTCCTCAGCAGTCATTTCTTCTGTGCTCAAAGCTGTGGAAGAACTCAAACACCCAGTTCTCTGGGCCTCTTAATAGCATATAAAAATTGTAAGAATATCTTCAAGTTTTCCAAAGGCAGTATTGAGTCtatcattgttttatttctagaGTAACAGTCTCTGCTTGAAACCCTAAAATTTACCAGTTTGAGttttaaagtagaaattattAATTGGAAGTAAATTGGGAGGTAAGCTATTTCTTTTATACTGTCCAATACCTAGGTGAAATGCAGTCAAAATTTTATGATGAAAAACAGACTGTGGAGTTGACTTGTTTTACCTTATtactttatatatactttaaattatatattaaaaattatttcagtctaCCTAATGTTCTTCTCTTGCATTTGTAGCCCCATCAAGACGTGGTGATTTGGAAATACTTGGTTATTGCATGATCCAATGGCTTACTGGCCATCTTCCTTGGGAGGATAATTTGAAAGATCCTAAATATGTTAGAGATTCCAAAATTAGGTAAAGGAAAACTTAAGTTATTTCTAGCAAAATCATGATAAGCCAAATGTTTTTAGTCACAGTTTCTTGACAGGAACTATAGTTTCAACTGATACTGATATAGAAATAAGAAAGTACTTGTTAAACAGTAAGGTTCCTTGGTCTTttgtttaatttagaaaaatgtctGTAAGCATATTTAGGATGTAGCACAATATTGCTTAATGtgctatgtatttttatttcatattaataaCATGACGTCAAGCTTCAAACAGTGactcattctttaatttttaacagATATAGAGAAAATATTGCAAGTTTGATGGACAAATGTTTTCCTGAGAAAAACAAACCAGGTAGGAAAACACTTCTTCAGTGTTAATAGGGATTTTGTTTTCTGGGGATAAAAAGGCATGGTATCCATGGAATAGCCCTTAATGTAAGATGTTAGGTggtgaccaggcatggtggctcactcctgtaatcccagcactttgggatgctgaggtgggtggatcacgaggccaggagatcgagaccatcctggctaacaggtgaaacctcatctctgctaaaaatacaaaaattagccacgcgtggtggcatgcacctgtagtcccagctgctcaggaggctgaggcaggagaatcacttgaacccaggaggcagaggttgcagtgagctgagatcgcaccattgcactccagcctgggtgacggagcgagactctgtctcaaaaaaaaaaaaaggatattagaTGGTTTGTTAAATGAATACTTGAGCCTTATTCAATTTTATTCAGTGCTTTTAGCAAAGGAAGCAAATTTCATTCATCCATTAAGCTAGTAAGTATTGAGGCTTTATTGTGCACCAGGGACTGGGGGTACATCAGGGAACAAAACAAAtatccctgccctcatgaagctaACATTCTAGTTGGAGGAGTTAGATAGTAA
This region includes:
- the VRK1 gene encoding serine/threonine-protein kinase VRK1 isoform X2; protein product: MPRVKAAQAGRQGPAKRHLAEQFAVGEIITDMAKKEWKVGLPIGQGGFGCIYLADMNSSESVGSDAPCVVKVEPSDNGPLFTELKFYQRAAKPEQIQKWIRTHKLKYLGVPKYWGSGLHDKNGKSYRFMIMDRFGSDLQKIYEANAKRFSRKTVLQLSLRILDILEYIHEHEYVHGDIKASNLLLNYKNPDQVYLVDYGLAYRYCPEGVHKEYKEDPKRCHDGTIEFTSIDAHNGVAPSRRGDLEILGYCMIQWLTGHLPWEDNLKDPKYVRDSKIRYRENIASLMDKCFPEKNKPGEIAKYMETVKLLDYTEKPLYQNLRDILLQGLKAIGSKDDGKLDLSVVENGGLKAKTITKRKKEMEESKEPGVEDMEWSDTQTEEAIQTRSRTRKRVQK
- the VRK1 gene encoding serine/threonine-protein kinase VRK1 isoform X1, which translates into the protein MPRVKAAQAGRQGPAKRHLAEQFAVGEIITDMAKKEWKVGLPIGQGGFGCIYLADMNSSESVGSDAPCVVKVEPSDNGPLFTELKFYQRAAKPEQIQKWIRTHKLKYLGVPKYWGSGLHDKNGKSYRFMIMDRFGSDLQKIYEANAKRFSRKTVLQLSLRILDILEYIHEHEYVHGDIKASNLLLNYKNPDQVYLVDYGLAYRYCPEGVHKEYKEDPKRCHDGTIEFTSIDAHNGVAPSRRGDLEILGYCMIQWLTGHLPWEDNLKDPKYVRDSKIRYRENIASLMDKCFPEKNKPGEIAKYMETVKLLDYTEKPLYQNLRDILLQGLKAIGSKDDGKLDLSVVENGGLKAKTITKKRKKEMEESKEPGVEDMEWSDTQTEEAIQTRSRTRKRVQK
- the VRK1 gene encoding serine/threonine-protein kinase VRK1 isoform X3, yielding MPRVKAAQAGRQGPAKRHLAEQFAVGEIITDMAKKEWKVGLPIGQGGFGCIYLADMNSSESVGSDAPCVVKVEPSDNGPLFTELKFYQRAAKPEQIQKWIRTHKLKYLGVPKYWGSGLHDKNGKSYRFMIMDRFGSDLQKIYEANAKRFSRKTVLQLSLRILDILEYIHEHEYVHGDIKASNLLLNYKNPDQVYLVDYGLAYRYCPEGVHKEYKEDPKRCHDGTIEFTSIDAHNGVAPSRRGDLEILGYCMIQWLTGHLPWEDNLKDPKYVRDSKIRYRENIASLMDKCFPEKNKPGEIAKYMETVKLLDYTEKPLYQNLRDILLQGLKAIGSKDDGKLDLSVVENGGLKAKTITKVQEPERESRSNSDAVNQLSFSFFLLTFFSFSI